In Nitrospirota bacterium, a single genomic region encodes these proteins:
- a CDS encoding response regulator, which translates to MPRTTTKSTLAPTAKTPKPKTSLARVQASLNRERAARKRETLKRHEAEQALVLATEAAEVASHAKNEFLASVSHEIRTPMNAIIGMADLLWETDLTPDQRKYLRIFRRAGGNLLNLINDILDLSKVEVGRLELELIDFDLSDLIEKAIEILAMRANEKGLELACHLSPTVPCALIGDPHRLHQILLNLIGNAIKFTDSGSITMRVLQDPDSPMPGAIRFSVSDTGIGIPSDKLDGIFESFTQGHASMTRKYGGTGLGLTISKQLAELMNGRIWVDSTLGQGSTFHCSVQLAVQSSPLPTQEEVLVNLQGIRTLVVDDHATNRLILREILAALGAEVTDVASGRDAIAEWQRVSTSARPYQLLLLDCRMPEMDGFQVAETIRQASPSRDLTIVMLASHHWADDIARTYDMGLGGYLIKPIRKSDLLQTVSIALDRAAGIPHTTGSAPPTSSPSVEIRGLRILLAEDSPDNQVLVRSYLKQTPYRLDIADHGAIAFDLFKNGHYDLILMDIQMPVMDGYDATKAIRAWEREHDLPPTQIIALTALALKEDGIKILDAGCNAHMTKPIKKHTLLEVLQACKGRCTS; encoded by the coding sequence CCACGACCAAGTCCACACTCGCCCCCACCGCGAAAACGCCTAAACCAAAAACGTCCTTGGCACGGGTCCAAGCCTCTCTCAACCGGGAGCGGGCGGCCCGAAAGCGTGAAACCCTCAAACGGCACGAGGCCGAACAGGCCCTTGTCCTTGCAACAGAAGCGGCGGAAGTCGCCAGCCACGCCAAGAACGAGTTCCTCGCCAGCGTGAGTCATGAGATCCGGACACCGATGAACGCGATTATCGGTATGGCCGATTTGTTATGGGAAACAGACCTCACCCCCGATCAGCGGAAGTATTTGCGAATTTTCCGCCGAGCCGGCGGCAACCTCCTAAATCTAATCAACGACATTCTCGATCTCTCGAAAGTCGAAGTCGGCCGTCTAGAATTGGAATTGATCGACTTCGATTTGAGTGATTTGATTGAAAAGGCCATCGAAATACTTGCCATGCGGGCCAATGAAAAAGGCCTCGAACTGGCCTGTCATCTGTCGCCTACCGTTCCCTGCGCCTTGATCGGAGACCCCCACCGGCTCCACCAGATACTCCTCAACCTCATCGGCAACGCGATCAAATTCACCGACAGCGGGTCTATCACCATGCGGGTCCTACAAGACCCTGATTCCCCCATGCCTGGAGCGATTCGTTTCTCTGTCAGCGATACCGGCATTGGCATTCCCTCCGACAAACTCGATGGCATTTTTGAGAGCTTCACCCAAGGCCATGCCTCCATGACGCGTAAGTATGGAGGCACCGGGTTAGGCCTCACCATTTCGAAGCAGTTAGCTGAACTCATGAACGGACGCATCTGGGTCGACAGTACCCTTGGGCAGGGCAGCACGTTCCATTGCTCTGTGCAGTTAGCGGTGCAATCCAGTCCTCTGCCCACACAGGAGGAGGTTCTCGTCAATCTTCAGGGGATCAGAACCCTTGTGGTGGATGACCATGCCACCAACCGCCTGATCCTTCGCGAAATCCTGGCTGCCTTGGGAGCAGAGGTGACAGATGTTGCGTCTGGCCGCGACGCTATCGCTGAATGGCAGCGCGTCTCTACGTCGGCACGCCCCTACCAGCTCTTGCTTCTCGACTGTCGCATGCCGGAGATGGACGGATTCCAGGTCGCTGAAACCATCCGGCAGGCCAGCCCTTCACGTGACCTGACGATTGTCATGCTGGCCTCTCACCATTGGGCCGACGACATTGCCCGCACCTATGACATGGGACTCGGCGGCTATTTGATCAAACCCATTAGAAAATCGGATCTGCTGCAGACCGTCAGCATCGCCCTCGACCGTGCTGCGGGTATCCCACATACCACTGGTTCAGCACCCCCGACCTCCTCACCTTCGGTCGAAATCAGAGGGCTTCGTATCTTATTGGCCGAAGATTCCCCTGACAATCAAGTACTCGTCCGCTCCTATTTGAAGCAGACGCCCTATCGCCTCGACATCGCGGATCACGGAGCCATCGCGTTTGATCTATTCAAAAATGGCCATTACGATCTGATCCTCATGGACATACAGATGCCGGTCATGGACGGCTATGACGCCACCAAGGCCATCAGGGCCTGGGAGCGGGAGCATGATCTCCCTCCGACACAGATCATTGCCTTAACCGCACTAGCTCTGAAAGAAGACGGGATCAAGATTCTCGACGCCGGCTGTAATGCCCACATGACCAAACCCATCAAGAAGCACACGCTCCTAGAAGTGCTCCAGGCTTGTAAAGGACGCTGCACCTCATGA
- a CDS encoding Hpt domain-containing protein yields MTRGQNERAEGPITVQIDEGLKEIVPGFLANRRRDVQTLERALKENDLPAIHLIGHRLKGDGGGYGFDAISVIGGILEQAAAREDRDVIQRQIAELVDYLARVTVVYRT; encoded by the coding sequence ATGACAAGGGGACAGAACGAACGCGCAGAGGGACCCATTACCGTGCAGATCGACGAGGGACTCAAAGAGATTGTGCCAGGCTTTCTAGCAAATCGTCGACGTGACGTGCAGACCCTCGAACGTGCGTTGAAAGAGAATGACCTGCCCGCGATTCATCTGATCGGTCATCGCCTGAAGGGGGATGGAGGAGGATACGGGTTCGACGCCATCAGTGTCATCGGAGGCATCCTGGAGCAAGCGGCAGCACGAGAAGACCGTGATGTAATCCAACGACAGATCGCCGAACTTGTCGACTACCTCGCCCGCGTGACAGTGGTGTATCGGACGTAA